GGTTAAGGGTAAACGAAGACGGAACGGTTACTATGGGCTTGACGGATGTGGGGCAAGTGCGCGCTGGGCGCTTGCTTCATGCCCGTATAAAGGACATAGGTAAGTTTATAAAAAAAGGCAAACCAGTTGCTTCCCTTGAAAGTGGCAAATGGGCTGGACCTATAAATGCCTTAGTGGAAGGGGAAGTGGTGGATAGGAACGAAAAGGTTTTGGAACAACCTGATATAATAAACTACGATCCATATGGCGAAGGTTGGATAGTTAGAATGAAGCCTGTGGATTTGGGAAGGGATTTAAAAGATTTGCTTTATGGACCTCAGGCAATAGAAAAGATGAAAGAATACATAGATGAATGGGATATAATCTGTATGAGGTGTACATAGATGGCAGCGAAGGACAAGCACGTCATACTTTTGGTATCCCAGTGGTGTGCTACTTGTCCGGATGCGGATGCTCTTTGGCAGAAGCTTCAAAAGGAGTACGGTTTTAAGTATGAGGTTTTGGATGTAGCCCAGCCTGAAGGTAGGATGTGGGCAAAGAAGCTTATGGTGCGCGCTGTGCCTTCCACAATAATAGACGGAAAGCTAACCTTTGTGGGTGTTCCTTCAGAAGAAGAAGCAAGGAGGGCAATAGAATCGTGAAGGTGATTATTCTAATGACCAGCGGACCAAAAACTCCCTGGAGATGTGCCTCCCCCTTTTACATAGCAGCTTTAATGGCTTCTAACGATGCGGATGTAGAGATGTTTTTTAACATGGATGGAACCAGGCTTTTAAAAAAAGGTGTGGCAGAGAAAATACTCCCTGCGGAACCAAATTGTCTTAGTCCCAACGGGAAAAAATTAAAAACTGTCTATGACTTTATGAAGGATGCTAAACAGGCAGGTGTTAAGTTTTATTCTTGCAAGCAAGCAATAGACTCTTTGGGATACAAACCCGAAGAGCTTATTCCAGAGCTGGACGGTATTGTGCCAGCCAGTGAGTTTGCCCTTAGGGCAATGGAGGCAGATAAAGTGCTAACATTTTAAAATCTTATAAAAGGAGGGTGTAGTATGGCAGTAGTTAATGGATGCAACATTCCAGAAGATTTGCTCTATGATGTAGACCCAGAGGCTAATGCCTTCACCTGGGCAAAGGACAACGGTGATGGCACCTATACCATAGGACTAACATCCATAGCCGCAGCAATGGCTGGAAGGTTGGTCGCTTACACACCCAAAAAGGTGGGTAAGGTCATAGAAAGACGCAAAAGCGTAGCGACCATAGAGAGCGGTAAATGGGTAGGGCCGGTTCCCACACCCTTAACTGGAGAGATCGTGGAAATCAACGAAGCTTTAAAAACAAACCCTGCTTTGGTAAACGATGACCCATACGGTCAAGGATGGATCGTTAAGATAAAGCCAACAAACCCGGATGAGATAAACAACCTTTTGACGGGACAAGCAGCGGTGGATGCTTTAACGAAGGTAGCCAACGAAAAGGGTATAAAGTGTGGATAAAACAGATGCAGGAGGGGATTGTTCCCCTCCTTGAAGACACAGGGTTAGATTACAACCTCTTGGAGCGTTTGCTTGAAGGTTTCAGAATAAGGGAAGAAAACTTTGGAAAGAAGATCCACTTTTACAGCCCAGGATTTAAACACTATCAGGTGGACGACTTTTACATAGAAACCACTCCTAAGTTTGTGGATGTTTCCATAACTGGAAGGAACTGTGAGTTAATGTGTGATCACTGCGCATCCAAAATTCTCTGGCACATGATACCCGCCACCACACCCGAAGAGTTAAAAAGAGTGGGAGAGGAGCTAAAGGCTAAAGGAGTAGATGGGATCCTCATATCCGGTGGTTCCAATAAAGACGGTGTTGTAGAACTTTATCCCTTCTTTAAGGCTATAGAATATCTAAAGAAAGAACTAAAACTTTTGACCACATGCCACGTTGGGTTGGTAGACAAAGCCTTGGCTGAAGGGCTAAAGGAAGCAGGGGTGGATGCGGTACTCATAGATATCATCGGAGACGACCGAACTATAAGAGAGGTTTATAAACTGCCCCACAAATCCACAAAGGACTACGAAGAGTCTTTGAGGCTTCTCAAAGAATACGGACACAGAATAGTCCCACACGTGATAATAGGATTGCATTACGGAAAGATATTGGGAGAGCAAAAGGCAATAGACATAATATCCCAATTTGACCCGGACGGTTTGGTTTTGGTGGTAGTTATGCCCTACTACGGAAAGGCAAAGTTTCAGCTTTTGCCCCCACCAAAGGCCGAAGAATGTGCAGACGTCATACTTTATGCGAGGAAAAAACTGCCCAAAACTCCCGTTGTGATAGGGTGTGCAAGACCTGCAGGACCTGAAAGGACAAAGCTTGATCTTTACTCCCTTTATGCTGGTGTAAACGGTATAACCTTCCCAGCGGAAGGCATTCTAACACACGCAAAACAGATTGGTTTAGAGCCTGTAATATCTCCAAACTGTTGCTCAACCGTAATATTTCCCATAAATTAATTTCAATGCGGATGAAGGTTTTTGATTTGGACACCGCAAGAGAAACCCTCGTTTTAATAAAGCCTATAGTAGAAGAGATAAACCTAAAAAGAATGGAGTTGGCCGAGACCTACGAAAGATTTCAAGAAGAGGAAGACGAGCTTGAAAAGATGTATCTTGAGTCCCACATAAAAGAGTTGAACAAGCTGATAGATTCTCTTTTTAGGAAGATAGAAGCTTTGGGAGGAGTAATAAAGGGTGTGGATCCAATATTGGTTGATTTTCTCAGCTATCACAAAAACAGATACATATGGCTATGTTGGAAGGAAGACGAGGAGACTATAATGTACTGGCATGAGCTAAATGAAGGATTTGCAGGAAGAAAACCTATAAGCCTCTTAGAGGAAGAAAATCTGTGGTAAAATTTACCTACCTCCAAGCGGGGGTAAGGAGGTATTGATATGAGAAAGATTTTAAGCTTTTTATTGATGCTTTTAGTTATTTCCCCTGTGGTTCCTTTTGCAAAAGAATCTAAAAATAACTCAAAGATATTACAGGAGAAAACACATAAGCATAAGGTTTCAAAGAAAAGTAAAAAAAAGAAGTTGGCTAAAAGGCAAAAGGTTAGGACAGCGCAGAACATAAACAAACCCAAGGAAGGCGAAATATTAAAGATAGAGGCTATGGTAAAGGACATAAATGAACAATAAGCAGTTAAAACTTATAGAAGAGCTAAAGTTAAAGCAAGGTGATACTTGGAGAGTCCTAAAGATAATGAGTGAATTTGTGGAGGGGTTTGATGCACTTTCAAAAGTTGGTCCTGCAATAACCTTTTTCGGAAGCTCACGCCTAACTCCAGACAGCCAGTATTACAAACATGCTTATAGAACCGCCTTTCTCTTAGGAAAATTAGGCTTTCACATAATAACAGGAGGTGGTCCTGGAATAATGGAGGCGGCAAACAGAGGAGCTTACGATGCAGGCACGCTATCTGTAGGACTGAACATCCAAATACCTACAGAGCAAAAACCTAACAAATATCAAAACCTTTCTTTAAAATTTGAATACTTCTTTGTGCGCAAGGTGATGCTACTTAAGTATTCCATGGCATATCTTATCTTTCCCGGTGGTTTTGGCACCTTTGACGAGCTCTTTGAGGCATTAACGCTAATACAAACAGGTAAAGTTTATAGGTTCCCCATAATCCTGTATGGAAGCCTTTTCTGGGATCCGCTCATAGATTATATGCAAAAAACTATGGTAAGCTTTGGTGTGATAGATAGGTCGGATATTGACCTTATATCCTTTGCAAACACACCGGAAGAAGCGGTTGAAATAATCAAAAGGGAAGCAGAAAAAAAGTTAAACCTTTTGAAAGAAGAAGACCCTTTGAACCCAATGGTGGAAAAACTTCATGCGATCTTAAAAAATGCGTAAGATATTACACATTTCAGACCTTCATGCAGGAAAGAGCTTAAACAAAATATCAAGAAACCCAGACCTAATATACGCTTTGAATCAGGTTTCCCAAATATGCAAAGAAGAAAAAGTAGAACTTTTGCTAATTTCCGGAGATATTTTTGACAAACCCATTCCAGATTACGATTCTGAATTTATAATCCTTGAATATTTGACGGAATGGAGCAGGAGCAATATTCAGGTTGTTTTAATATCTGGCAATCATGACAGTTATGATAAGTTAAAGGCATACAAAAACTTAGAAAAACTTGCAAAGGTGCGCATATTTGATAGACCAAATCCAAATGTATCCGAATCTGTATTTGTCTACGACAACATAGCAATAGCCTGTTTGCCATACCCAAGCGAAAGAATACTAACTAAGGGTTCGGAGGATACATACAGAAGCTATACCCAAAAAGTAGCTCAGTATCTAAGAGCGCTGGCAAAAGCTGTAGAAAACTACCAGTATAGAATCCTTTTATCTCATATTATGGTAGAAAAGGCAATAATAGCTGGCTCGGAAAGAGAAGCAAGCGTTAGTGAATTTTACGCCATAAGACCAGACCAAATACCAGAGGTGTTCGATTATGTAGCCCTTGGACATTTGCACATTCACCAAAGGATAAAGCAAGCAGTTCCCAAAACCTACTATGCTGGGAGTTTATACCAAATAGACTTTTCTGAAAAGGATAGGGAAAAGTTTGTAAATCTTGTCATCATAGAAGATAAGGATATAAAAGTTAAACCTATAAAGCTATCTTTGTATAGAGAACTTAAAGAGATAAAAATAGAAAAGTCTCAAAGCGTAGATCGGGCTTTGGAAGAATTAAAAAATAGAAACGCCATTTTCAAGGTAATCTTGGAAAGCGAACTAAATGATCCGATGTTAAACATAAAAGTCCAGCAAATTCATCAAATCTTGGGGGATAAACTGGCGTTTTTAAAGTTAGATTTTCCGGAGTATTTTCAGACAAACATCACAAAAGATACAGAAAGTTTAAATATACTGGACCTTTATAAAGCTTACTACAGGCATGCATACAAAACTGATATGCCAGAGAATTTAGAGAAAGAGTTGTTGAGTATTTTACAAAGGGTCCAGCATGAGGCCGATCAAGCTTGAGCTTGAAAACTTTACCGTATTTAAAGGGAAAAATACCATAGATTTTTCCGGTTTGAGGTTCTTCATCATTCAGGGAAGAACTGGCGCTGGGAAGACAAGCATAATAGACGCAATGTGCTATGCGCTTTACGGTAGAGTGCCAAGACACAGCAGAGAAAACATTCACGAAAACGTAATGTCAAAAGGAACAAACAGACTTAGAGTGTTTTTTGAGTTTTCTGTAAGAGGTAAAAATTACGCGGTGGAAAGGTTCGTAATAGGAGGAAGGCCAGGGGTAAGATTTTATGAAGGCGGAAAACAAAGAGATATAAGAATGAACGATATTCCACAAATCATAAAAAGAATATTAGGTGTAGATTATGATACCTTTACGAAGGTTATACTCTTACCACAAGGGCAATTTGACAGATTTTTAAAACCCGAAAGACCACAACAAAGAAGAGAAATACTAAACAAGCTTTTGGGGATGGATACACTGTTGCAAAAGCTAAGCGAAATAATAAGAGATACTAAGAGGCATATTGAGAACGAGCTGGCTCAAGTGGAAACAAGCTTAAACGAGCTAAGATATGCAACGGAGGGGGAGCTTGAGAGGATAGAAAAAGAAATAAAGCTCGTGGAAGATAAGCTAATGTTTCTGAACTCAAATAAGAAAGAACTGCAAGAAAGACTAAAGTTAGCCATACAGAGGGATGCTATAAAAAGAGAACTCTTTGAGTGTGAAAGGGAACTGGAAGTGCTACTTGAAAAAAAGCACGAAATTGAAAAGTTAAAGGAAGTGATCCAAGTTATGGAGGAGGCTTCTTTTTACGCTCCTTACGTGCAAAACTTCAAAAGGCTATCTGTAAGAGAGGAAGAGGAAAAAAGGAGACTAAAAGATTTAGAAATAAAGATGATTAGGCTAAGTCAAGAAAAAGAATTAAAGCAGAAAGAAAAAGAAATTTACGAAAAGGAGTGGAAAAACATAGACAAATACGATGCTCAGATAGAAAGTCTTGGAAAACAGATAGAAAACGTTAAGTCCGCACTTGAAAGAATAGAAGAGAAGAAAAGAAAAGAAAAGGAGTTAGAACAAATCTTGGAGAGATTAACAAAGATAAATCAGGAAATACTAACTCTGCAAGAAAGAATTAAAAAAGGTGAGCAGATTGTAAGGGAAAAGGAAGAGCACATTCAGACGTTGGAAGAACAACAGAAATTGTTTTTAGAATACGCACCTATAAAGTCAAAGCTTGATGATGTAAAAAAAGAAAGACAGATATTTGAAAAGGTCCTTAAAGAAAACGAAAACTTAGAACAAAACCTTGAGCAAGTAAGAATACAAATAAAACAGAAGGAAGAGGAGATTTTGGCGTTTAATGTTTATCAGATAAGACTTCATCTAAAAGAGGGAGATGTATGCCCTGTGTGTGGCAATGTGGTAGGAAAACTACCTATAGAGGAGGTTCAGGGGGATTATGAAAAGATCAAAAAGGAGTTGGAAAAACTTAAAGAACGTGAAATAGAATTGCTTGAGAAAAAGGCTAAACTTGAAAATCTACGCAATAACTTAAAGCGCAAGGAAGAGGAATTAGCCAATCTACTAATGGGAAAACAGGAGCAAGAGTTTGAAACGGAATATGAAAGGCTAAAAGGTGTTAGCGAGGAGTTAGAAAAGGAGAAAAGAATCTTAAAGCTTGCCAAAGAAAAACTTGAAAAGTTGAAAGAAGAGTTAAATGAAAAACTAAAAGAATACTCTTCTGAAGAGGCAAAGAAGGAAAGATTAAAGCTTGACATTTTAGAATTGGAAAAATACCTAAGGGACTCTGGCTCAGAACACTTAACGGTGCAACACTTGGAAGCCTTAGAATACAAACTTAAAAACCTAAGACAAAAAAGGGACGAAATAAGAAGGAAATACACAGAAATATCGGAAAAATTAAGGGAGATTGAACTAAAAGAACAGGAGTATATAACTATGCAATCTCAAATAGAGAGAAACATAGGAAGTATAAGGGAAGAGAAAGCAAAACTTTCTAAGGATCTTGAGCCTGCAATAAGGAAATTTAATAGCATACAAGAATTAGAAAAGTATATAAAGCCTAAGGAAGAAATAGAAGCACAAAAAAAGAAAGTGGAAGATTACGAAAATAAAGTTAGCTTACTTATGCAGAGATCAGCGGAACTCAAAGAAGAATTGAAAAATTACGAAAACATAGAGGATACAGAAAACATCAAATCAAAGCTTCAAGAAATTGAGAATGAACAAAATAGATACAACGTAGAGCTTGGGCATTTAAGAGAACAAAAGTTGAGGGTAGAAGAGGGAATAAAGAGAAAACAAGAACTAAGCAAACGCAAGGAAGAACTTGCGGTCAAAGAGCGTATTTATAGCATACTTGAGAGGGATTTTAGAGCAGACAGACTGCAGGAATTCATCAGTCAGATAATGCTTCAAAACATCGTAGGAAGGGCGAACTACTATATGCAAAAATTCACTTCAGGCGCTTATGAGTATGATATAGAAAATTCAGACATTGTGGTTATAGATAGGGTGTCTGGACACAAAAGAAGCGTAAGCACCTTAAGTGGGGGAGAAACCTTTTTGGCAAGTCTTTCCTTGGCTTTTGGCATAAGCGACGTGCTATCCCACAACGCACCCATAGAAAGTCTGTTTATTGATGAAGGTTTTGGAAGCTTAGACAAAGAAACCAGGGAAGAGCTTTCCCAGTTTTTTGAACTCATAAAGCTAAACACGGATAGGGTGGTAGGGATAATAAGTCATTTGGAAGATTTAGCTGAAAAGTTTGAACAAAGAATAGAGGTGATAAAGAGGGGGGACAGGTCTTTTATCAATGTGATAACATAAAATCTCTCAAATTTCACATACATTACACAATATTTGATTATCAATAGTTTAAAAGTATGACAAATATCATACTACTTAAGGCTTTAGACAGGCAAAAGCTTATCAATCAAAGAAAATTTAATTTTTCACTGTTAATATAATCTCCCTCTTTAAAAGTCTTGTTAATCTAGGCTCAAGTTGATTTTTCACACCCTATTTGTAAGTCTTAGAAAATCCATCACTTTTTTTGCCAAAATTTCACACCCTTTTTTCACAATTTCACACCTTCTGCAGTGACTAAAAGCGCCCCTTTGTAAGTTCTGTAATTTCCGACATTTTTTGAACAACTTTTTCACATCAACAAAAACAAGTATTGGTGCGGTTTTGAAAGAATTTTCACATTTCTGTTTGTAAGTATGGCTATTTCCGTAACTTTTTTCTTAAAAAATGTTTAGGCTTTTTCCTAACTTACAGCCAGACCTGTGAGATTGTGAAAATTGTTCCTAAGTGCTGGAATTTTCTAAACATTTTTCAGATCAGTAAAGCTTAGAAAATCAACAACCTTAGGTATGGGGTGTGAAATTCTTTTTCGGAAAGCCAAGAAAATCAAGCACTTGAGAATCTCTGGCTTTTTAAAAGGCGGGTTTTTAATATTATTAAAAGATTAAAAGAAAAAAAATCAGTTTAATAAGAAGAAAAAGAATAGAAGGCTTGGATCTTAGAGAGTGTTTCCTTCCACTCCTCCTCTTCCTGTGAATCATACACTATTCCAGAACCGGCAAAATAGAATAGTTTTTCCTTTGTGCCAAAGGCTGTTCTTATCAGCACACTTAGGGTAAAGTCATCTTCCAGTCTAAAGCCTGCGCATCCGCAGTAGTAATCCCTAGGGTGGGGCTCCAAAAGGTCTATAATCTCCACCGCCTTTTTCTTTGGGGCACCTGTTACAGATGCTGGCGGAAAAGTATTCAGCAAAATTTCCTCAAACTTTGCATTAGTTTTAGCGCTCACTGTAGAGTGCATCTGGAACAAGGTAGAGTATTCTTCTATCTTGAAAAGCTCCTTTACCTCTACAGTGCCTACCATTGCGATCTTTGAAAGATCATTCCTCATCATATCCAAAATCATCAGATTCTCCGCTTTATCTTTTAGGTTTTCTTCAAGTATTTTCCTATTTTTGGCAGTTCCTTTTATTGGCTTGCTTACTATGGTATCACCCCTTTTTTGAAGGAAAAGCTCCATAGAACCGCTGATTATAAAAAAATCCTTCAGATCTAAGAAGAAGGCATAAGGCGTTTTTTGTGTTTGAAAGAACTTTAAAAACAAATCTAAGGGCTGACCTTCTAAGAAAAAGTCTATCTTCGTTGAAAGGTTAATCTGATACACAACACCCTTTTCTATTTCTCTTTTTATCTCCTTTACTCTTTGAAGGTATGCCTCTTTGTTTAAAGAAAAGCTCACAAACTCCAAAATTACAGGCTCATAAGTTTTGTTAAATTCTTTGACTTCTCCTATTTTTACAAAGATTATTTTAGGAAGGTCAGAGCTTTTGACTTTTACTCCTATGGTTTCTGCAGAAAGGCTGTAAGAAAAAACAAAAAAACCGTTTTCCTTTGGAATATCTTTTAAGGAACTGTAGAATTCTATACCCTTTATCTGAAACTGGTAAAGTTTCCAAGGCTTGTCAAAAAAGCCACCACAGACAACAAGCATTCATAGATTTTCTTTCCAAGCACGAACCATATCTTCATCCACATCCACTAGTATTACTTTTTTTAAACTGTTTGGCTTAAAAGCCTTTATCTCTTCTATCATAGCCTTTGCGGATACTTCTTTGGGCAATCTTCCCACTCCTGTGCCCATACCTGGCATTGCTAAGCTTTCAAATCCAAGCTCATCTGCCAACTTAAGTGCTGCTCTAACCGCCTTCCTTACCTTTTCCTCCGTTGTAACCATGGCAGGCTCTTCCATGGTGGGAGCGTGTATAACACCCTTGAATTTCAAGGCACCTGCAGAGGTCAGTATGGCACGTCCTACTTCAATTGGAGCCTTTTTAACCGCTTCCTCTTCTATCTCCTTACCTCCAAACCTTTTTATCAAACCCGCAACTCCACCACCCATCAACCCAAGAGAATTGGCAGGATTAACTATAACATCCGCATCAACTTCAAGCAGGCTACCTTTTACGACCTCTATATCCACAGATTAAAATTCTATCATATCATGACTTTAACTCAAGGTTGGATAGTATTAGCCTTTGTGGTTATATTGAGCGCAATAGTTCTTCCCATACCTGCCCTACTGCTTGATATACTTTTAACACTTAGTATAACCTTTGCCTTAACTGTTTTAATCCTTACGACCTTTATAAAAGAACCTTTGGAACTTTCAGCCTTTCCCTCTATCTTAC
This DNA window, taken from Thermocrinis jamiesonii, encodes the following:
- a CDS encoding glycine cleavage system protein H, with protein sequence MEKEWEYNGCIIPLDLYYEIETQTWLRVNEDGTVTMGLTDVGQVRAGRLLHARIKDIGKFIKKGKPVASLESGKWAGPINALVEGEVVDRNEKVLEQPDIINYDPYGEGWIVRMKPVDLGRDLKDLLYGPQAIEKMKEYIDEWDIICMRCT
- a CDS encoding thioredoxin family protein translates to MAAKDKHVILLVSQWCATCPDADALWQKLQKEYGFKYEVLDVAQPEGRMWAKKLMVRAVPSTIIDGKLTFVGVPSEEEARRAIES
- a CDS encoding DsrE family protein gives rise to the protein MKVIILMTSGPKTPWRCASPFYIAALMASNDADVEMFFNMDGTRLLKKGVAEKILPAEPNCLSPNGKKLKTVYDFMKDAKQAGVKFYSCKQAIDSLGYKPEELIPELDGIVPASEFALRAMEADKVLTF
- a CDS encoding glycine cleavage system protein H, translating into MAVVNGCNIPEDLLYDVDPEANAFTWAKDNGDGTYTIGLTSIAAAMAGRLVAYTPKKVGKVIERRKSVATIESGKWVGPVPTPLTGEIVEINEALKTNPALVNDDPYGQGWIVKIKPTNPDEINNLLTGQAAVDALTKVANEKGIKCG
- a CDS encoding radical SAM protein, coding for MQEGIVPLLEDTGLDYNLLERLLEGFRIREENFGKKIHFYSPGFKHYQVDDFYIETTPKFVDVSITGRNCELMCDHCASKILWHMIPATTPEELKRVGEELKAKGVDGILISGGSNKDGVVELYPFFKAIEYLKKELKLLTTCHVGLVDKALAEGLKEAGVDAVLIDIIGDDRTIREVYKLPHKSTKDYEESLRLLKEYGHRIVPHVIIGLHYGKILGEQKAIDIISQFDPDGLVLVVVMPYYGKAKFQLLPPPKAEECADVILYARKKLPKTPVVIGCARPAGPERTKLDLYSLYAGVNGITFPAEGILTHAKQIGLEPVISPNCCSTVIFPIN
- a CDS encoding DUF2203 domain-containing protein, with amino-acid sequence MRMKVFDLDTARETLVLIKPIVEEINLKRMELAETYERFQEEEDELEKMYLESHIKELNKLIDSLFRKIEALGGVIKGVDPILVDFLSYHKNRYIWLCWKEDEETIMYWHELNEGFAGRKPISLLEEENLW
- a CDS encoding TIGR00730 family Rossman fold protein gives rise to the protein MNNKQLKLIEELKLKQGDTWRVLKIMSEFVEGFDALSKVGPAITFFGSSRLTPDSQYYKHAYRTAFLLGKLGFHIITGGGPGIMEAANRGAYDAGTLSVGLNIQIPTEQKPNKYQNLSLKFEYFFVRKVMLLKYSMAYLIFPGGFGTFDELFEALTLIQTGKVYRFPIILYGSLFWDPLIDYMQKTMVSFGVIDRSDIDLISFANTPEEAVEIIKREAEKKLNLLKEEDPLNPMVEKLHAILKNA
- a CDS encoding metallophosphoesterase family protein, producing the protein MRKILHISDLHAGKSLNKISRNPDLIYALNQVSQICKEEKVELLLISGDIFDKPIPDYDSEFIILEYLTEWSRSNIQVVLISGNHDSYDKLKAYKNLEKLAKVRIFDRPNPNVSESVFVYDNIAIACLPYPSERILTKGSEDTYRSYTQKVAQYLRALAKAVENYQYRILLSHIMVEKAIIAGSEREASVSEFYAIRPDQIPEVFDYVALGHLHIHQRIKQAVPKTYYAGSLYQIDFSEKDREKFVNLVIIEDKDIKVKPIKLSLYRELKEIKIEKSQSVDRALEELKNRNAIFKVILESELNDPMLNIKVQQIHQILGDKLAFLKLDFPEYFQTNITKDTESLNILDLYKAYYRHAYKTDMPENLEKELLSILQRVQHEADQA
- a CDS encoding AAA family ATPase; translated protein: MRPIKLELENFTVFKGKNTIDFSGLRFFIIQGRTGAGKTSIIDAMCYALYGRVPRHSRENIHENVMSKGTNRLRVFFEFSVRGKNYAVERFVIGGRPGVRFYEGGKQRDIRMNDIPQIIKRILGVDYDTFTKVILLPQGQFDRFLKPERPQQRREILNKLLGMDTLLQKLSEIIRDTKRHIENELAQVETSLNELRYATEGELERIEKEIKLVEDKLMFLNSNKKELQERLKLAIQRDAIKRELFECERELEVLLEKKHEIEKLKEVIQVMEEASFYAPYVQNFKRLSVREEEEKRRLKDLEIKMIRLSQEKELKQKEKEIYEKEWKNIDKYDAQIESLGKQIENVKSALERIEEKKRKEKELEQILERLTKINQEILTLQERIKKGEQIVREKEEHIQTLEEQQKLFLEYAPIKSKLDDVKKERQIFEKVLKENENLEQNLEQVRIQIKQKEEEILAFNVYQIRLHLKEGDVCPVCGNVVGKLPIEEVQGDYEKIKKELEKLKEREIELLEKKAKLENLRNNLKRKEEELANLLMGKQEQEFETEYERLKGVSEELEKEKRILKLAKEKLEKLKEELNEKLKEYSSEEAKKERLKLDILELEKYLRDSGSEHLTVQHLEALEYKLKNLRQKRDEIRRKYTEISEKLREIELKEQEYITMQSQIERNIGSIREEKAKLSKDLEPAIRKFNSIQELEKYIKPKEEIEAQKKKVEDYENKVSLLMQRSAELKEELKNYENIEDTENIKSKLQEIENEQNRYNVELGHLREQKLRVEEGIKRKQELSKRKEELAVKERIYSILERDFRADRLQEFISQIMLQNIVGRANYYMQKFTSGAYEYDIENSDIVVIDRVSGHKRSVSTLSGGETFLASLSLAFGISDVLSHNAPIESLFIDEGFGSLDKETREELSQFFELIKLNTDRVVGIISHLEDLAEKFEQRIEVIKRGDRSFINVIT
- a CDS encoding chorismate-binding protein, which encodes MLVVCGGFFDKPWKLYQFQIKGIEFYSSLKDIPKENGFFVFSYSLSAETIGVKVKSSDLPKIIFVKIGEVKEFNKTYEPVILEFVSFSLNKEAYLQRVKEIKREIEKGVVYQINLSTKIDFFLEGQPLDLFLKFFQTQKTPYAFFLDLKDFFIISGSMELFLQKRGDTIVSKPIKGTAKNRKILEENLKDKAENLMILDMMRNDLSKIAMVGTVEVKELFKIEEYSTLFQMHSTVSAKTNAKFEEILLNTFPPASVTGAPKKKAVEIIDLLEPHPRDYYCGCAGFRLEDDFTLSVLIRTAFGTKEKLFYFAGSGIVYDSQEEEEWKETLSKIQAFYSFSSY
- a CDS encoding ADP-ribose-binding protein, producing MDIEVVKGSLLEVDADVIVNPANSLGLMGGGVAGLIKRFGGKEIEEEAVKKAPIEVGRAILTSAGALKFKGVIHAPTMEEPAMVTTEEKVRKAVRAALKLADELGFESLAMPGMGTGVGRLPKEVSAKAMIEEIKAFKPNSLKKVILVDVDEDMVRAWKENL